In one Meles meles chromosome 17, mMelMel3.1 paternal haplotype, whole genome shotgun sequence genomic region, the following are encoded:
- the SLC50A1 gene encoding sugar transporter SWEET1 isoform X3 has translation MEAGGVADSLLSGACVLFTLAMYSTGLSDLRQMRTTRSVDSVQFLPFLTTDINNLSWMSYGALKGDGTVIFVNATGAVLQTAYILVYLRYCPRKRPVLLQTATLLGVLLLGFGYFWLLVPNPEARLRQLGLFCSVFTISMYLSPLTDLAKIIQTRSTQRLSFPLTIATLLTSASWTLYGFRLGDPYIMVPNLPGILTSVIRLWLFWKYSREQDRNHPLLQT, from the exons ATGGAGGCGGGCGGCGTGGCCGACTCGCTCCTCTCCGGAGCCTGCGTGCTCTTCACGCTCGCCATGTACTCCACCGGCCT CTCGGACCTCAGGCAAATGCGGACGACCCGGAGCGTGGACAGTGTCCAGTTCCTGCCCTTTCTCACCACCGACATCAA CAACCTGAGCTGGATGAGTTACGGGGCCTTGAAGGGGGACGGGACCGTGATCTTCGTCAACGCCACGGGCGCCGTGCTTCAGACCGCGTACATCCTGGTGTACCTGCGCTACTGCCCTCGGAAG CGTCCCGTGCTCCTCCAGACTGCGACCCTGCTGGGGGTCCTTCTCCTGGGTTTTGGCTACTTTTGGCTCCTGGTGCCCAACCCTGAGGCCCGGCTCCGGCAGCTGGGCCTTTTCTGCAGCGTCTTCACCATCAGCATGTACCTCTCCCCACTGACTGACTTG GCCAAGATCATTCAGACGAGATCAACCCAGCgtctctccttcccactcaccATTGCTACCCTCCTCACCTCCGCCTCCTGGACCCTCTATGGGTTTCGGCTAGGCGATCCCTACATCATG GTGCCCAACCTACCAGGGATCCTCACCAGCGTCATTCGCCTCTGGCTTTTCTGGAAGTATTCCCGGGAGCAGGACAGGAACCACCCGCTCCTGCAGACCTGA
- the SLC50A1 gene encoding sugar transporter SWEET1 isoform X1, which produces MGEAGPGGRSQRAAGGGGTCSCPRTTTGIGDPTPQQLGSPFPSLTSAFGARYSSDLRQMRTTRSVDSVQFLPFLTTDINNLSWMSYGALKGDGTVIFVNATGAVLQTAYILVYLRYCPRKRPVLLQTATLLGVLLLGFGYFWLLVPNPEARLRQLGLFCSVFTISMYLSPLTDLAKIIQTRSTQRLSFPLTIATLLTSASWTLYGFRLGDPYIMVPNLPGILTSVIRLWLFWKYSREQDRNHPLLQT; this is translated from the exons ATGGGCGAGGCTGGGCCTGGAGGGAGAAGCCAGAGAGCTGCGGGCGGGGGCGGGACCTGCAGTTGTCCGAGGACGACCACAGGCATCGGGGATCCGACTCCGCAGCAGCTCGGTTCTCCCTTCCCATCTCTCACCTCTGCTTTCGGGGCCCGTTACAGCTCGGACCTCAGGCAAATGCGGACGACCCGGAGCGTGGACAGTGTCCAGTTCCTGCCCTTTCTCACCACCGACATCAA CAACCTGAGCTGGATGAGTTACGGGGCCTTGAAGGGGGACGGGACCGTGATCTTCGTCAACGCCACGGGCGCCGTGCTTCAGACCGCGTACATCCTGGTGTACCTGCGCTACTGCCCTCGGAAG CGTCCCGTGCTCCTCCAGACTGCGACCCTGCTGGGGGTCCTTCTCCTGGGTTTTGGCTACTTTTGGCTCCTGGTGCCCAACCCTGAGGCCCGGCTCCGGCAGCTGGGCCTTTTCTGCAGCGTCTTCACCATCAGCATGTACCTCTCCCCACTGACTGACTTG GCCAAGATCATTCAGACGAGATCAACCCAGCgtctctccttcccactcaccATTGCTACCCTCCTCACCTCCGCCTCCTGGACCCTCTATGGGTTTCGGCTAGGCGATCCCTACATCATG GTGCCCAACCTACCAGGGATCCTCACCAGCGTCATTCGCCTCTGGCTTTTCTGGAAGTATTCCCGGGAGCAGGACAGGAACCACCCGCTCCTGCAGACCTGA
- the SLC50A1 gene encoding sugar transporter SWEET1 isoform X2: MRTTRSVDSVQFLPFLTTDINNLSWMSYGALKGDGTVIFVNATGAVLQTAYILVYLRYCPRKRPVLLQTATLLGVLLLGFGYFWLLVPNPEARLRQLGLFCSVFTISMYLSPLTDLAKIIQTRSTQRLSFPLTIATLLTSASWTLYGFRLGDPYIMVPNLPGILTSVIRLWLFWKYSREQDRNHPLLQT; this comes from the exons ATGCGGACGACCCGGAGCGTGGACAGTGTCCAGTTCCTGCCCTTTCTCACCACCGACATCAA CAACCTGAGCTGGATGAGTTACGGGGCCTTGAAGGGGGACGGGACCGTGATCTTCGTCAACGCCACGGGCGCCGTGCTTCAGACCGCGTACATCCTGGTGTACCTGCGCTACTGCCCTCGGAAG CGTCCCGTGCTCCTCCAGACTGCGACCCTGCTGGGGGTCCTTCTCCTGGGTTTTGGCTACTTTTGGCTCCTGGTGCCCAACCCTGAGGCCCGGCTCCGGCAGCTGGGCCTTTTCTGCAGCGTCTTCACCATCAGCATGTACCTCTCCCCACTGACTGACTTG GCCAAGATCATTCAGACGAGATCAACCCAGCgtctctccttcccactcaccATTGCTACCCTCCTCACCTCCGCCTCCTGGACCCTCTATGGGTTTCGGCTAGGCGATCCCTACATCATG GTGCCCAACCTACCAGGGATCCTCACCAGCGTCATTCGCCTCTGGCTTTTCTGGAAGTATTCCCGGGAGCAGGACAGGAACCACCCGCTCCTGCAGACCTGA
- the DPM3 gene encoding dolichol-phosphate mannosyltransferase subunit 3 translates to MTKLAQWLWGLALLGSTWAALTTGALGLELPSSCREVLWPLPAYLLVSAGCYALGTVGYRVATFHDCEDAARELQSQIREARADLARRGLRF, encoded by the coding sequence ATGACGAAGTTAGCGCAGTGGCTTTGGGGACTGGCGCTCCTGGGCTCCACCTGGGCGGCTCTGACCACGGGAGCCCTGGGCCTGGAGCTGCCCTCGTCATGCCGGGAGGTGCTGTGGCCGCTGCCGGCCTACTTGCTGGTGTCCGCCGGCTGCTACGCCCTGGGCACCGTGGGCTACCGCGTGGCCACTTTCCATGACTGTGAGGACGCCGCTCGCGAGCTGCAGAGCCAGATCCGGGAGGCCCGGGCCGACTTGGCGCGCAGGGGCTTGCGCTTCTGA